TCGGGCCGTTCCAGGCCCCCACCAGCTTCACCGACGCCGACCGGCGCGACCGCCTCACCGACATCGAAGGCCTGCCGCGGCGCATGCGCGAGGCCGTCAAGGAGCTGTCGCAGTCGCAGCTTGACACGCCGTATCGCGAGGGCGGCTGGACGGTGCGCCAGGTCGTGCACCACGTCCCCGACAGCCACATGAACGCCTACATCCGCTGGAAGCTCACGCTCACCGAGGACACGCCGACCATCAAGCCCTACAAAGAAGCGGAGTGGGCGAAGCTGGCGGATTCCGCCATGAGCATCGATGTCTCGCTCAACCTGCTCGATGCCGTGCACGCGCGCTGGGTCGCGGTCATTCGCGCCATGAAGCCGGAGCAATGGAAGCGCGAATTCTTCCATCCCGAGATGAACACGAAGCTCACGCTCGACGCGCTGCTCGCGCTCTATTCGTGGCACAGCCGGCATCACCTGGCGCACGTCACGGAACTGAAGAAGCGCAAAGGCTGGTGAAGAAGCGAGAAGCGATAAGCGATAGGCAATAAGCGATATGCGTGGCAGCGAATGGTTTGGCTTGTTGCTGGTCGCTTATTGCTTACCGCTCAGCCCACAGCAACTCACCTCTCATTTATCATCAAACGTCCGCATGCCGATGAAAGAGATCGCCTCCTGGGCCCTGAACACCGCGAAGTCCCGCGGCGCCACCTTCTGCGACCTGCGCATCGTCGACGAGCGCAATCGCTCGCTCGCCACCAAGAATGGCAAGGTCGGCCACGCCTCGGATTCCGAGTCGCTCGGCGTCGGCATCCGCGTGATCGCCGACGGCGCCTGGGGATTCGCCGCCACCGACGACCTGACGCGCGAATCCGTGGAGCGCGCCGCGGCGCAGGCCGTCTCGATCGCGAAGTCGTCCGCCACGGTGAAGCAGTACGACGTGAAGCTGGCGGCGGAGAAGCCGCACGTCGCGGAGTGGTCGTCGCCCTGCCAGGTCGACCCGTTCTCCATCCCCATCGAGCAGAACATCGCGCTGCTGCTGGCCGTCGACAAGGAGCTGCTGGCGGTCAAAGGCGTCACGCTGGCGGAGAGCAACCTGAACTTCCGCCGCTACGAGCAGTGGTTCTACTCGTCCGAGGGCGCGGAGATCCACCAGACGCGCACCACCACCGGCGCCGGCTACGCGGCGTATTCGTTCCAGGGCACCGAGATCCAGAAGCGCTCGTATCCCAACTCGTTCGGCGGGCAGTTCCAGAACAAGGGCTACGAGCTCATCGGAGAACTCAAGCTGGTGGAGAACGCGCGCCGCATCGGCGAGGAAGCGGTGGCGCTGCACGCGGCGGCGCAGTGCCCGCAGGGCGTGGCGACCATCGTGCTCGATTCCTCGCAGCTCGGCCTGCAGATCCACGAGTCCGTCGGCCATCCCATCGAGCTCGACCGTGTGCTCGGCATGGAGGCGAACTTCGCCGGCACGTCGTTCCTCACGCTCGACAAGCTGCGTACGCTCCAGTACGGCACCGAGCTGGTGAACGTGGTCGCCGACGCCACGCCCGAGCACGGCCCCGGCCTCGGCACCTTCGCATACGACGACGAAGGCGTGCAGTCGCAGTCGACGCCCATCATCACGCGCGGGCAGTTCACCGGGTACCTCTCCTCACGCGATACCGCCGCGATGATCGGCTTGCAGCGCTCCGGCGGGACGATGCGCGCGGAAGGCTGGAGCCGCCTGCCCATCATCCGCATGACCAACGTGTCCATCCTGCCGGGCGAGAAGGCGCTCACCCTCGAGCAGCTCCTGGCGGACACCGAGGACGGCATCTACATGCAGACCAATCGCTCGTGGTCGATCGACGACAAGCGCTACAACTTCCAGTTCGGCTGCGAGATCGGCTGGGAGATCAAGGGCGGCAAGCTCGGCCGGATGCTGAAGAACCCGTCGTACTCCGGCATCACCACCGAGTTCTGGAACTCGATGGACGCCATCTGCTCGCGCGACCAGTGGACGCTCTGGGGCACGCCGAACTGCGGCAAGGGCCAGCCGATGCAGACCATGGGCACCGGCCACGGCGCCGCGCCCGCCCGCTTCCGCAACGTGAAAGTCGGGTCGGCCTACAAGGGGAGCTGATGCTCAACGAGACCAAAGCGCAGCAGCTCTTCGAGAAGGTTCGCAAGTACGCGACTGCGGACGAGGTCGAGCTCCTGCTGGCGGGCGGCAAGTCCGCGCTCACGCGCTTCGCCAACAACACCATCCACCAGAACGTCGCGGAGGAGAGCTACTTCCTTTCCATCCGCACGGTGTTCGACGGCCGCACCGCGCGCGCCACGACCAACAAGTTCGATGACGACTCCATCCGCCGCGCGGTGCAGAATGCGGAAGCCATCGCGCGTGTGCAGCACGCCGATGCGGACCTGCTCCCGCTCGCCGGCGCCGAGATGGCGCCCAGGAGCGGCGACGCGCCCACGCGCTTCTATGACCAGACGGCGATGCTCACCGCCGAGGCGCGCGCCGCCGGTGTCCACGGCATCGTCGAGCTGGCGAAGAAGAATGACCTCACCGCCGCCGGCATCTTCTCGTCGTCTTCGTCGGCCGAAGCGATCGTTAATTCGAAAGGCCTGTTCGCATATCACCAGCAGACTTCGGCGGAAGTCTCCATCACCATGCTCGCCGGTGATTCTTCCGGCTGGCAGAAGTTCAACTCGCCGAACGTCGATCACGTGAACCCGCTGGAGCTCGCGCGGATCGCGGCGCAGAAGGCCAAGCAGTCCGCGGGGCCCAGGGAGATCGCGCCGGGCAAGTACACCGTGATCCTCGAGCCCGCGGCGGTGCTCGACCTCGTGGGCTTCATGTTCTTCGATTTCGGCGGCCAGGCGGTGCTCGACGAGCGTTCCTTCCTCAACAACCGCATCGGCAAGAAGCTATTCGGCGAGAACATCACGGTGTACGACGACTGCCGCCACCCACTGCAGTCGGGGGCGCCGTTCGACGGCGAAGGCGTCCGCCGCGAGCGCGTCGAGCTGGTGAACGGCGGCGTGGTCAATCGCGTGGTGTACGCGCGCGCGACCGCAGAGAAGATGAAGAAGTCGCCGCTGCTGGCTACCGTCGGCGAGGTCCGCCCGACCGGCCACGGCTTCCCGCTGCCCAACGAGATGGGCGAGGCTCCGATGAACATCGTGTTCGCCGGTCCGGGGGCCGGTCAAGCGAAGACGGTGGACCAGATGGTCGCCTCCACCGAGCGCGGCGTCCTGGTCACGCGCCTGTGGTACATCCGCGAGGTCGATCCCTACGAGAAGATGCTCACCGGCATGACGCGCGACGGCACCTTCCTGGTGGAGAACGGCAAAGTCACCGCCGGCCTGCGCAATTTCCGCTTCAACCAGAGCCTGATCGAGATGCTGACCGCGGTCGAGGCGATGAGCGAGCCGGTGCGCGCCAGTGGCGAAGAGTCGTTCGACATGGTCGTGCCCGCCATGAAGGTGCGCGACTTCAACTTCACCGAGGTCACGAAGTTCTAGCGATTCGCGATCAGCGATTAGCGATTAGCAACACCGAACAGATCATCTGGCAACCGCTAATTGCCAATTGCGGACCTGCCATGAGGCCATTTATTCTCATTCCGCCGAGAACATAACGAGGAGCAAGCAATGAAGGGCGATCCGAAGGTCATCGTGATGTTGAACGAGGTGCTGAAGGCTGAACTCACGGCCATCAACCAGTACTTCCTGCACGCCGAGATGTGCGAGAACTGGGGCTACGACCGCCTCGCCGAGCACACGCGCAAGGAATCGATCGAGGAGATGCGCCACGCCGAGAAGCTGATGGAGCGCATCCTCTACCTCGACGGCACGCCCAACATGAGCGATTACTTCAAGATCATGATCGGCAAGGACGTCCCGGCGCAGTTCAAGAACGACCTGCAGCTCGAGTACGACGCCGTGAAGCGCCTCAACGATTTCGTCGAGAAGGCGCGCCTGGCCGGCGACAACGGCTCACGCGACCTCTTCCAGCACATCCTCGAAGACGAGGAAGAGCACATCGACTGGCTGGAAGCGCAGCTCGGCATGATCGACGAGATCGGCATCCAGAACTACCTGGCCCAGCAGATCTACGAAGACAAGGAGTAGGACGTCCGCAGTTCGCACGGCGCGCCTGCGGGCGCGCCGCTTGCGTTAGAATGGAAGCTGCTCACCTCAGTTGCGCCTTCCTGAAACACATGCGGAGAGATGGCCGAGTGGCTGAAGGCGCACGCTTGGAAAGCGTGTTTACTCGAAAGGGTAACGTGGGTTCGAATCCCACTCTCTCCGCCATTTTGTCTTACCCGACCATCTTCAGGAACGCCTCGCGGATGCGCTGCGGCAGTTCCGCCGACTTGCTCTTCGCGCGCTTTCCGTAGCCCAGGTCGTGTCCGGCACCTTCGACGATCATCAGCCTCGGCGTGCCGGGGACAAGCTTGACCGCGGCTGCCAGTTCCTCGGGCGAGCCGAACGGGTCTTTGTCGCCGCTCACGAACAGCGCCGGCACGCGGAGATGCGGCAGGTGTTTCGTGCGAAGTTGCTCCGGCTTGCCCGGCGGATGCAGCGGATAGGAGAGGACGAGCAGGCCGTCGGCGAGCTGCGGCTCCTCGGCGACCAGCATCGTCGCCTGCCGCCCGCCGTAGGAGATACCGCCGAGGAAGACGCGGCCACGCACTTCTTTTCGCACGACTTCGACCGCGCGCCTGAGCCCGGCGCGATCTTCCTTGTCGCTGCCGCGCGGCGGGCCGCTCGGCCGCGCCTGGCGATAGGGAAGATCGCAACGCAGCGCCACGAATCCGTGCTGAGCGAACGCCTCGCACAAGGCGACCAGCAGCGGCGCGTTGCAGTTGCCGCCGGCGCCATGCGTGAGCACCACGGCATCGCCGCCCGCCTTCGCCGGACGGTGCACATGACCCCGCACCGCCGGCGTTGCGCCAGTGTCCTGGAAGGGTTCGGACGCCACGCGCGCTACTTCTTCTCCGCGATGTCCACGTACGCGCGCGTCTTCTCCCAGTCGATGCGCAGCGTGCAGACGTCGTTCTCGCGCGGCTTCTCCATGAACGTGATAAGCAGCTTCTCGATCGGGATCTCGATCAGCTCGGTCTTCATCTCGTAGCGGCCGAGGTCCTCGCCTTCGGGATACGGAATGCCCCACTGCCCGGTCTTCTTGCTCAGGACGAGCTTCCAACTCTTTTCGCTCGGGACGGTATAGAGCGTGTAGTTGCCGGCGGGAACGGTCTGGCCGCCGATGGTGAGGTCGGCGGTGGTGACGAACGTGGTCGCTTCGTTCGCGCCGGTCCGCCAGACTTCACCGTAGGGCACCAGGCCGCCGTAGATCTTGCGGCCCTTCATCGCGGGCTGGCTGTATTCCACGGTGATGGTCTTGCCGTCCGAGAAGGTGCAGACCGCGGGCTTGCCCGGCGGGCTCGGGCGCTTTGATTTGTCCGGCGCGGGTTTCTGTGCGAGCGCCAACGCGCCCATCGCCAACAGGAGTGAAAAGAGA
This DNA window, taken from Terriglobales bacterium, encodes the following:
- a CDS encoding alpha/beta family hydrolase; amino-acid sequence: MASEPFQDTGATPAVRGHVHRPAKAGGDAVVLTHGAGGNCNAPLLVALCEAFAQHGFVALRCDLPYRQARPSGPPRGSDKEDRAGLRRAVEVVRKEVRGRVFLGGISYGGRQATMLVAEEPQLADGLLVLSYPLHPPGKPEQLRTKHLPHLRVPALFVSGDKDPFGSPEELAAAVKLVPGTPRLMIVEGAGHDLGYGKRAKSKSAELPQRIREAFLKMVG
- the bfr gene encoding bacterioferritin, which translates into the protein MKGDPKVIVMLNEVLKAELTAINQYFLHAEMCENWGYDRLAEHTRKESIEEMRHAEKLMERILYLDGTPNMSDYFKIMIGKDVPAQFKNDLQLEYDAVKRLNDFVEKARLAGDNGSRDLFQHILEDEEEHIDWLEAQLGMIDEIGIQNYLAQQIYEDKE
- a CDS encoding TldD/PmbA family protein, which gives rise to MLNETKAQQLFEKVRKYATADEVELLLAGGKSALTRFANNTIHQNVAEESYFLSIRTVFDGRTARATTNKFDDDSIRRAVQNAEAIARVQHADADLLPLAGAEMAPRSGDAPTRFYDQTAMLTAEARAAGVHGIVELAKKNDLTAAGIFSSSSSAEAIVNSKGLFAYHQQTSAEVSITMLAGDSSGWQKFNSPNVDHVNPLELARIAAQKAKQSAGPREIAPGKYTVILEPAAVLDLVGFMFFDFGGQAVLDERSFLNNRIGKKLFGENITVYDDCRHPLQSGAPFDGEGVRRERVELVNGGVVNRVVYARATAEKMKKSPLLATVGEVRPTGHGFPLPNEMGEAPMNIVFAGPGAGQAKTVDQMVASTERGVLVTRLWYIREVDPYEKMLTGMTRDGTFLVENGKVTAGLRNFRFNQSLIEMLTAVEAMSEPVRASGEESFDMVVPAMKVRDFNFTEVTKF
- a CDS encoding putative metal-dependent hydrolase, whose product is MSTTPAAGDPRYPVGPFQAPTSFTDADRRDRLTDIEGLPRRMREAVKELSQSQLDTPYREGGWTVRQVVHHVPDSHMNAYIRWKLTLTEDTPTIKPYKEAEWAKLADSAMSIDVSLNLLDAVHARWVAVIRAMKPEQWKREFFHPEMNTKLTLDALLALYSWHSRHHLAHVTELKKRKGW
- a CDS encoding DUF2911 domain-containing protein — encoded protein: MRKALLFSLLLAMGALALAQKPAPDKSKRPSPPGKPAVCTFSDGKTITVEYSQPAMKGRKIYGGLVPYGEVWRTGANEATTFVTTADLTIGGQTVPAGNYTLYTVPSEKSWKLVLSKKTGQWGIPYPEGEDLGRYEMKTELIEIPIEKLLITFMEKPRENDVCTLRIDWEKTRAYVDIAEKK
- a CDS encoding TldD/PmbA family protein codes for the protein MPMKEIASWALNTAKSRGATFCDLRIVDERNRSLATKNGKVGHASDSESLGVGIRVIADGAWGFAATDDLTRESVERAAAQAVSIAKSSATVKQYDVKLAAEKPHVAEWSSPCQVDPFSIPIEQNIALLLAVDKELLAVKGVTLAESNLNFRRYEQWFYSSEGAEIHQTRTTTGAGYAAYSFQGTEIQKRSYPNSFGGQFQNKGYELIGELKLVENARRIGEEAVALHAAAQCPQGVATIVLDSSQLGLQIHESVGHPIELDRVLGMEANFAGTSFLTLDKLRTLQYGTELVNVVADATPEHGPGLGTFAYDDEGVQSQSTPIITRGQFTGYLSSRDTAAMIGLQRSGGTMRAEGWSRLPIIRMTNVSILPGEKALTLEQLLADTEDGIYMQTNRSWSIDDKRYNFQFGCEIGWEIKGGKLGRMLKNPSYSGITTEFWNSMDAICSRDQWTLWGTPNCGKGQPMQTMGTGHGAAPARFRNVKVGSAYKGS